A genomic region of Eucalyptus grandis isolate ANBG69807.140 chromosome 5, ASM1654582v1, whole genome shotgun sequence contains the following coding sequences:
- the LOC104445089 gene encoding protein SRG1, which translates to MRFSSSDPLVATMDAIVNKLGGSLPVPSVQELAKEAITELPPRYIRTDLDHGTSVLQVPVIDLSKLSSSDGDLTESELEKLHSACRDWGFFQLINHGVSFSLLEEVKLGIQEFFKLPMEEKRRFWQQEGDLQGFGQAFVVSEEQKLDWGDMFYVVSLPRHLRKPHLFPMLPSPFRDVLDKYSTELQDLAMKILLLMAKALKMDTKEMIELFDEGLQGMRMNYYPPCPRPELAIGLTPHSDAKGLTILLQVNEVEGLQVRKEGKWVPIKPLPNAFVVNVGDILEIVTNGNYCSIEHRATVNSMKERLSIATFYSPKLEGEMGPTPSLITSDKPALFRTIGVADYFRGFYSNELRGKSYLDIMRTIQGGENKGD; encoded by the exons ATGAGATTTTCGTCATCTGATCCTCTCGTTGCGACGATGGACGCGATTGTCAATAAGCTTGGTGGTTCTCTTCCAGTCCCGAGCGTTCAGGAGTTGGCAAAAGAGGCCATAACCGAACTCCCGCCTCGCTATATCCGTACCGACCTAGACCATGGGACTTCGGTGCTTCAAGTACCAGTAATTGATCTGAGCAAGCTCTCGTCGAGCGATGGCGATTTGACGGAGTCCGAGCTTGAAAAGCTGCACTCTGCATGCAGAGATTGGGGATTCTTCCAG TTGATAAACCATGGAGTGAGCTTTTCGTTGTTGGAGGAGGTGAAGTTGGGAATACAAGAGTTCTTCAAGCTTCCAATGGAGGAAAAGAGGAGGTTTTGGCAACAAGAAGGAGACTTGCAGGGCTTCGGGCAGGCGTTTGTAGTGTCCGAGGAGCAGAAGCTCGATTGGGGCGACATGTTTTACGTGGTGTCCCTCCCCAGACATTTGAGAAAACCTCACCTTTTTCCCATGCTTCCTTCTCCCTtcag AGATGTGCTGGATAAATACTCCACAGAGCTCCAAGATCTTGCAATGAAGATACTCCTTCTCATGGCAAAAGCTTTAAAGATGGACACCAAGGAGATGATAGAACTGTTTGATGAGGGCCTGCAAGGCATGAGGATGAACTATTACCCTCCGTGTCCGCGACCTGAGCTGGCCATTGGCCTCACTCCACATTCCGACGCTAAAGGCCTTACCATTCTTCTCCAAGTCAATGAAGTGGAAGGTCTCCAAGTAAGAAAAGAGGGCAAGTGGGTTCCCATCAAGCCCCTTCCTAATGCTTTCGTTGTCAATGTCGGAGACATTTTAGAG ATTGTCACAAATGGTAATTATTGTAGCATTGAGCACCGAGCAACAGTTAACTCAATGAAGGAGAGGCTCTCGATTGCCACATTCTATAGCCCAAAATTGGAAGGTGAAATGGGTCCTACACCGAGCTTAATCACTTCGGACAAGCCAGCATTGTTCAGAACAATAGGTGTTGCCGATTACTTCAGGGGATTTTACTCTAATGAGCTGCGAGGAAAGTCATATCTTGATATCATGAGGACGATTCAGGGTGGGGAAAACAAAGGGGATTGA